A segment of the Anguilla anguilla isolate fAngAng1 chromosome 6, fAngAng1.pri, whole genome shotgun sequence genome:
AGCCGGGCAGGGGATTGAATAGGTCAGCATTGATGCTCTCTGATCCGAACCTGTTTTCAGTCacgaggggagggggtgacCAGTTGTGTGCTCTGTTGCCAGGCAACTGATAGAGAGGCTAAAGAATTCCAGAAGACCATGAGGTTGGAGCCAGGCCAGCGGCATTCTgcggagaaggagggaggagcagagggctCAGAGGTAGGTGTGATGCAGTGAGGTATAACAGTTGGGTGTCATGTAATGCAGTGACTTGTAATTCCATGAGGTAGAGGGCCACAGTTCCATCAGCCTGCACCACTGACATTATGGAGAGGCAATTAGGTTTAGTGTGAAGGTGCCACATTACTGCATTATTTAGAAGGTATCCCATTGTGAAACAGGAGGCACTATGTAGGTCTCTCCACAGTGTGCTGGTCTCTCCTCAGTGTGCTAGTCTCTCCACAGGACTCCCGATGTGGTTCCCCGAATGACATCCGCATTTCTGACATGAGACCTACTCTGGTGGAGCCCCCCATCTACAAGCCAAAGGCCATCGTCctgggaaaaaacaaaaaaggtgaaaaaaaaatatgttcagatTTCAGACCAAACAAACTTTGCTTGAGGCCTAGTTATGGGCCTCAAGCAAAGTTTGACCCATATTCCTGGAATCATGTGACACTTTATTCCTGAGGTCATCCAACCTGTTTACCTGCAGTCATGTGATGCTTTATTCCTGTGGTCATGTGATGCGTTATTcctgcagtcatgtgactctTTATACTTGTAATCCTGTAACCCCATGTTCCTGTAGTCACGTGATCTCTTCTTGTAGTTATAAGACCTGTGGCAATCTGACCTGTATTCCTGGAGTCATGTGACCCTTTTTTCCTGTAGTCATGTGATGCTTTATTCCTGTGGTCATGTGACGCTTTATtcctgtggtcatgtgactctttATTCCTGTGGTCATGTGACGTTTTATTCCTGTGGTCGTGTGACACTTTATTCCTGTGGTCGTGCGACTCTTTATTCCTGCGGTCATGAGACCTGTTTTCCtgcggtcatgtgaccctgGGCTGTGTTGCATTCACAGAGTCAGCAGAGGAGTCAGACGCTGATAAAGCGCAGTGCCTGAACACCAGTGGCTCCTCGGCTCCGTCCTCAGAGTACTCCCCCTCTCAGGCCTCCACCATCTCCTCCAACCCCCCAGGgtcccgccctgccccgcccaccaccacTCAAGAGGCCACACCCACAACGCACTGGGCCAGCAGGTAGGCAGTCCCGCCCCTCACTGCagcactcacgcgcacacacatccacacttttacacatacacgcacacacattctcttcaTGTAGTGTGCATGTTCTGATAGCCATGTGATGTCACTACTCACCAGGTTTGGTCCAGCCCTGCCCCTGCTCTGCCAGAGGGAGACCCCACCCCCTGGCTCCctacagccccgccccctcagtgACACATTCGACCGCTGGAACGTCCCACCACACTATGACAACACGGCCTTCGTGAGCGAGGACTCTCCTTCGGCCCTGCCCCCTGCCAGCAGCTCCCGGCCCCCCAGCGCCTCCGGCCCCCACCGCAGGCCTCTCCTCCGGCAGGAGCGCATCATGGGGCTTCCCCTGGATCTGGAGGGGTCACCCCACTTGCCCCGCGCCCGCCCCACATCCCAAgtgcctcccccacccccctcccgctgGCACAATTGGACCAGGACTCCCAGTCCTCTGGAGGATCGCACGGCATTCCCCTCCAAACCGGACTCCGCCCTTACTCCCAGCTCCGCCCCACAACCTGAGCGTGACTCCACCCAGCTGCCgggctcctctccctctgcagcagACCCCTGGGGACCCCAGGATCTGCAAAATGCAGAAAGGGCACAGGGCCCCTCCTATCCCCCGGAGGGCGCTCTTGTCCTCAGCAAGAGCACAGAGAGGCTCCAGGAAGGCCGAGGAGACCCCAAGGCCAAGTTCAAAAAGTCCCAGAGCATTGATGAGATAGACGCTGCTCCCACCGTGTACAGCATTCCCCTCGCCGATGCCCAGGATGGCAacctcccccagccccagccaaTCCCCCGTAGCCAGTCCGCCCCTATGCTAGACGACGACACTTTGGGGGAGGCCCAGCCACAGGGTGGGGCACTTCCGCAGGGGGGCTACCAAACTGCGGCCGCTCCGCCCTTCCTGTGTTCACCAGAGGGTGTGGCCCAGGTGGGCAGAACCCCACccagaggagggcagagagggTACCTACCTGGCGAGCCACTGCTCTCCCCAGTAGGCCTGGGAATGGGTGTGGCCCACCAGGGCCCCACCCCCAGGTCAAGGCCGGGCCTCCTGCGCCGGGCGGACTCGCTGGTAAGCTCGGCTGAGTTGGCTGTGTTCCGGCGGGCGATGGAGGCCCAGCAGCCGCAGCTGGCCGATCGCAGCAGTCGGCTGCTCTaccggaaccttccggaacaacaacagcagcagcagggcgcacCCGCTCCAGCGCCTGATTCCCACTACCCCCGCCGGGATACCCGCTATGTTGGGCAAGAGCCCAAAAAAGCACCCCCCGCTGCTCCCCCGGGTTACCCCACCAAGAGCCTGCCCCAGCGCCGCCCCATGTCGGCTCGAAGCTTCAGCACTGAGGGGTACGGGGGGTCCCAGGCGCGCCCCATTTCGGCCCGCCCATCTATGGCCGCTCTGCTGGAGAAGGGTTCTGTCGACCACACCCTCAGTCCCTGCCTAGAACGTAGCGGGGAGACCGAACTGCACCTGCGCTCCGACGTGCTGTCCCCACACCTGCGCTCCGACGTGCTGTCCCCACACCTGCGCTCCGATGTGCTGTCGTCACACCTCCGCTCTGATGTGTTGTCGCCACACCTCCGCTCTGATGTGCTGTCGCCACACCTACGTTCTGACCTGCTGTCGCCACACCTGCGCTCCGATGTGCTGTCCTCACACCTGCGCTCTGATGTGCTGTCGCCACACCTAAGGCCTGatgctctctcctctcacctAAGGCCCGatgctctctcctctcacctAAGGCCTGATGTTCTTTCCGCTCATCTAAGGCCTGATGCTCTCTCTGCTCACCTGAGACCTGACGCTCTTTCTGCTCACCTGAGACCTGATGCTCTCTCCTCTCGTATGCCTACAGACTGGAGACAGCAGGTGCTAAGGCATATTGAAGCCAAACGTCTGGACAGGGTaagtgggaggagccacagtaatacactggggggggcgggctttAATGAGATACAATTAGCGTTTGTGATGGGGGATGGGTTGGGTGGTTCTTGGCCTGGTACATACTATGATTGAATGAATCAGCACAGAGGACAGTAAGAacacagctcctgtgtgtgtgtgtgtgtgtgtgtgtgtgtgcagtgtggagcTCATGAATACAGTCTCCCTCGTATTTCACAGAAGCATATCTCTATGTGCTTCATTAGCCAGCCATCCACAGATTCTGCACGGTTCTCACATTGACAGTTCCAGTCCTATTGTTAAGACACTTCTGTGTTCACAGAGTGTTTGTGGTAGCTTTGTCTTCATTACTTCAATGGAAAAAAGTACCTAATTTAAAATTCTAAAGCATGCCTCTTAAGCCATTGTTCATTTAAAGAATGTTCATCTAAATTAACTTGACCATTGCCCTCCTTGCAAGTATTTCAGGGATTTGTAAATACTGTTCTGTTCTCGAGGGTTTTGTCCAAGGAGTACCATCGTGAAGCTCACTTGTCTATGAATGGCAAGATAGTGCAGGTTTACAGCTATGTCTTCATGATATTCCAACAACACTGTGACAATGTTGTCAGAAGGTTAAAGTGGTCTCCGCAAGGTTACTAACGTTATTATCTAGTTAGCTTAATACGTACATGTATAAACATTGTAACTAGCTAGCTCGCTAAGAAATTGATTTAATTGGT
Coding sequences within it:
- the LOC118228842 gene encoding leucine-rich repeat-containing protein 7-like isoform X2, giving the protein MDNHSTIQLQCLEMTTKRKIMGRLVPCRCFRGEEEVISVLDYSHCSLQQVPKEIFSFERTLEELYLDANQIEELPKQLFSCQALRKLSMADNDLSNLPTTISSLVNLKELDISKNGIQEFPDNIKGCKCLSVVEASVNPITKLPDGFTQLINLTQLFLNDAFLESLPPNFGKLSKLRILELRENHLKTLPKSLHKLTQLERLDLGSNEFSELPDVLEQVQHLKEIWMDNNSLQRLPGFIGRLKHLTYLDLSKNRIESVDSDISGCEALEDLLLSFNSLQQLPDSIGMLKKLTTLKVDENQLSSLPNTIGSLSHLDEFDCSGNELQSLPPTIGYLHNLRTFAADENFLSELPREIGSCKNVTVMSLRSNKLQSLPEEIGQMTKLRVLNLSDNRLKNLPFSFTKLKDLSALWLSDNQSKALIPLQSEANPETKQRVLTNYMFPQQPRRDEDYQSDSDSFNPALWEEQRQQRMTVAFDFEEKDEEENAGKVKVEINLKRYPTPYPEDLKNMVKSIQNTVGKDGSHALSPDKDAAQTGMELHGMDQYEHKWPTATVTAAATGPKEANAKATDREAKEFQKTMRLEPGQRHSAEKEGGAEGSEDSRCGSPNDIRISDMRPTLVEPPIYKPKAIVLGKNKKESAEESDADKAQCLNTSGSSAPSSEYSPSQASTISSNPPGSRPAPPTTTQEATPTTHWASRFGPALPLLCQRETPPPGSLQPRPLSDTFDRWNVPPHYDNTAFVSEDSPSALPPASSSRPPSASGPHRRPLLRQERIMGLPLDLEGSPHLPRARPTSQVPPPPPSRWHNWTRTPSPLEDRTAFPSKPDSALTPSSAPQPERDSTQLPGSSPSAADPWGPQDLQNAERAQGPSYPPEGALVLSKSTERLQEGRGDPKAKFKKSQSIDEIDAAPTVYSIPLADAQDGNLPQPQPIPRSQSAPMLDDDTLGEAQPQGGALPQGGYQTAAAPPFLCSPEGVAQVGRTPPRGGQRGYLPGEPLLSPVGLGMGVAHQGPTPRSRPGLLRRADSLVSSAELAVFRRAMEAQQPQLADRSSRLLYRNLPEQQQQQQGAPAPAPDSHYPRRDTRYVGQEPKKAPPAAPPGYPTKSLPQRRPMSARSFSTEGYGGSQARPISARPSMAALLEKGSVDHTLSPCLERSGETELHLRSDVLSPHLRSDVLSPHLRSDVLSSHLRSDVLSPHLRSDVLSPHLRSDLLSPHLRSDVLSSHLRSDVLSPHLRPDALSSHLRPDALSSHLRPDVLSAHLRPDALSAHLRPDALSAHLRPDALSSRMPTDWRQQVLRHIEAKRLDRGSLLEKEQEDLSPMSQWGSYALGRRDVPPESLIRKTGGLPHTQAMMMSSGAGQSMPYEGVVSEVPFQQYQPPMPTAPPTSSRPQSARCPPQTKGPKNRDGYQEQVCVRIEKSPGLGGLGFSISGGITGQGNPFRPSDMGTA